One Glycine max cultivar Williams 82 chromosome 4, Glycine_max_v4.0, whole genome shotgun sequence DNA segment encodes these proteins:
- the LOC100779557 gene encoding calcium-binding protein CML38 — MGKQVGFEDVLRYFDEDGDGKVSPSELKHGLRMMGGELLMKEAEMAIAALDSDGDGLLSLEDLIALMEAGGEEQKLNDLKVAFEMYDTEGCGFITPKSLKRMLKKMGESKSIDECKAMIKQFDLNGDGVLSIEEFRIMMQ, encoded by the coding sequence ATGGGGAAGCAAGTTGGTTTTGAGGATGTTCTTAGATATTTCGACGAAGATGGTGATGGAAAGGTTTCACCTTCAGAGCTGAAGCACGGGCTGCGAATGATGGGTGGGGAGCTTTTGATGAAGGAAGCTGAGATGGCAATTGCGGCATTGGATTCTGATGGAGATGGGTTGCTGAGTTTGGAGGATTTGATTGCTCTTATGGAAGCTGGGGGAGAGGAGCAGAAGTTGAATGACTTGAAGGTGGCTTTTGAGATGTATGACACTGAAGGGTGTGGGTTTATAACCCCcaagagcttgaagaggatgcttaaGAAGATGGGCGAGTCCAAGTCCATTGATGAGTGCAAAGCCATGATCAAACAGTTTGATTTGAATGGGGATGGTGTGCTAAGCATTGAAGAATTCAGAATTATGATGCAGTGA